One Phocaeicola dorei genomic region harbors:
- a CDS encoding DUF4435 domain-containing protein yields MGKRLSENLSSLYIGAANKLKPKCSRRKIIAYVESYDDISFWRTLLGEYENETRYFEVMLPSKTTLAKGKKSVLMNELGPQLGQNMIACVDSDYDYLLQGATHTSRYIINNKYVFHTYAYAIENYQCYAEALHEVCVMATLNDHPLVDFVAFMRMYSQIAYPLFIWSVWFYRKHNLSEFSLLDFCSYVKLDRVSVYHPERSLESMSRRVRRKLLELERRHPKALEEIEAMKREFAKLGVNEDNTYMFIQGHHIMDSVVMRLLVPVCNVLRRERETEIKELAEHNMQFHNELTSYQRRQLGVDIVLRKHTSYKLSPLYKKLEADIERFLKHI; encoded by the coding sequence ATGGGAAAAAGATTGTCCGAGAATCTGTCCTCCTTATATATTGGTGCGGCCAACAAATTGAAACCTAAATGTTCGCGACGCAAGATTATTGCATACGTTGAGAGCTATGATGATATTTCATTCTGGCGTACCTTGTTAGGTGAATACGAAAATGAAACTCGTTATTTCGAAGTGATGCTTCCTTCGAAAACCACTTTGGCTAAAGGTAAGAAGTCTGTGCTGATGAATGAACTGGGACCTCAGTTGGGACAAAATATGATAGCTTGTGTAGATAGTGATTATGACTATCTGTTACAGGGGGCTACCCATACTTCACGTTATATTATAAATAACAAATATGTTTTTCATACCTATGCATATGCTATAGAAAACTATCAGTGTTATGCTGAAGCATTGCATGAGGTTTGTGTCATGGCAACGTTGAATGACCATCCGTTGGTGGATTTTGTCGCTTTTATGCGTATGTATTCCCAAATAGCTTATCCGTTGTTCATTTGGTCGGTGTGGTTTTATAGAAAACATAATCTTTCCGAATTTTCTTTGCTTGACTTCTGTTCGTATGTGAAATTGGATAGAGTCAGTGTCTATCATCCTGAACGGAGTTTAGAGAGTATGAGCCGCAGGGTGAGGCGTAAATTATTGGAACTGGAACGCCGCCATCCGAAAGCCTTGGAGGAAATAGAGGCGATGAAGCGGGAATTTGCCAAATTGGGAGTGAATGAGGACAATACCTATATGTTTATTCAAGGACATCACATTATGGATAGTGTAGTGATGAGATTGTTAGTACCTGTCTGCAATGTGTTACGCCGTGAACGTGAAACGGAGATTAAAGAACTGGCAGAGCATAATATGCAGTTTCATAATGAACTGACCAGCTATCAGCGCCGGCAGTTGGGAGTAGACATTGTACTCCGCAAACATACCAGCTATAAGTTATCACCTCTTTATAAAAAATTGGAAGCAGATATAGAACGTTTCTTGAAACATATCTGA
- a CDS encoding DoxX family protein, protein MSVIYKFLFPSKPDGTAMSLLILALRILFGILLMSHGVQKWANYDVMSGSFPDPLGIGSQLSLVLAIFGEMVCSMAFIFGFLYRLAMLPMIFTMCIAFFVVHGSDPFAVKELAFIYLVVFILLYIAGPGKFSLDHFIAKALASHKK, encoded by the coding sequence ATGTCAGTCATTTATAAATTCTTATTTCCATCCAAGCCCGATGGCACTGCTATGTCACTTCTGATATTAGCTTTACGAATCCTGTTTGGTATTTTACTCATGTCGCACGGTGTACAGAAATGGGCCAACTACGATGTCATGTCCGGCAGTTTTCCCGATCCTTTAGGAATAGGCAGCCAACTTTCACTGGTACTGGCTATTTTTGGTGAAATGGTTTGTTCGATGGCTTTCATTTTCGGATTCCTTTATCGCTTGGCAATGCTTCCGATGATCTTCACCATGTGTATCGCATTCTTTGTTGTTCATGGTTCTGATCCTTTCGCCGTTAAAGAATTAGCCTTTATTTATCTGGTAGTATTCATATTATTGTATATAGCAGGACCGGGTAAATTCTCACTAGATCATTTCATAGCCAAAGCACTTGCCTCCCATAAGAAATAA